Proteins encoded by one window of Sinorhizobium arboris LMG 14919:
- a CDS encoding M14 family metallopeptidase, producing MTVILEATFERSLEELVARAVPGQSFEAWTFDDTKSRRAAEQALREKGVTARIRSAYKPLLFAFLEEVDLAGVSAIEVRYPVHGNAPENRFRLEAYPLAALVGAAAINFIPRDDGGFFYDVTLTRDGRTESLEVLAPNRIHVDLVGEINVSPTGWLRPAGDKTGTRLETDYERLFDRAIRAIAGYDWGDAEPYFEELNISVAHPAEDEPLDVGHEAVSLREALHEDFYFSLLEFFQKRSGRVSGDRGLKPGQIVPEIVMSGGGEISLRVEVRPLTSGFPERREQAIDTAIEPPPAHQLDGMLAEIGGEALSARSRSGRNLSARYIKGDDAPVMISGGQHPNETTGIVGAIRAARRLSRRPNAHFTISPLENPDGYALHQRLCVANPRHMHHAARYTALGDDLEYRGGKDAGAHLGEKEIRVKAEELSGAKLHVNLHGYPSHEWTRPLSGYVPRNFAMWTLPKGFFLVVRHHKGWREEAEALLQYVTRHLGSIPGLLDYNDRQIALYEIHAGETGFRLINGFPCLSSEDDRHTVPLTLITEYPDETIYLDDFINGHTAQMETVLSAYDAWQQIVVRGRTS from the coding sequence ATGACCGTGATCCTGGAAGCGACCTTCGAGCGGAGCCTCGAAGAACTCGTCGCCCGCGCCGTTCCGGGCCAGTCGTTCGAAGCCTGGACCTTCGACGATACCAAGAGCCGCCGCGCTGCCGAACAGGCACTGAGGGAAAAGGGCGTCACCGCCCGCATCCGCAGCGCCTACAAGCCGCTCCTGTTTGCCTTCCTCGAGGAGGTCGACCTCGCCGGGGTCTCGGCGATCGAGGTTCGCTATCCCGTGCATGGCAACGCCCCCGAGAATCGTTTCCGGCTCGAAGCCTATCCGCTGGCGGCCCTGGTTGGCGCGGCTGCGATCAACTTCATCCCTCGTGACGACGGTGGATTTTTCTACGACGTGACGTTGACGCGCGACGGCAGGACCGAAAGCCTCGAGGTTCTGGCCCCAAACCGGATCCATGTGGATCTCGTCGGCGAGATCAACGTGTCGCCGACAGGCTGGCTGCGCCCGGCCGGCGACAAAACCGGTACACGCCTGGAAACGGACTACGAGCGCCTGTTCGACCGCGCCATCCGGGCGATTGCGGGCTACGATTGGGGCGATGCGGAACCCTATTTCGAGGAGCTGAACATCAGCGTGGCCCATCCGGCCGAGGACGAGCCGCTCGACGTCGGCCACGAGGCCGTCAGTCTGCGCGAAGCGCTGCACGAAGATTTCTATTTCTCGCTTCTCGAATTTTTCCAGAAGAGATCCGGTCGTGTCTCCGGCGACCGGGGCCTGAAACCCGGACAGATCGTTCCCGAGATCGTCATGAGCGGTGGCGGAGAGATTTCGCTACGCGTCGAGGTCCGGCCGTTGACGAGCGGTTTCCCCGAGCGCAGGGAGCAGGCGATCGACACGGCGATCGAGCCCCCGCCGGCGCATCAGCTCGACGGTATGCTCGCGGAGATCGGCGGCGAGGCGCTTTCGGCGCGCTCGCGCTCGGGACGCAATCTGTCGGCGCGCTACATAAAAGGTGACGATGCGCCGGTAATGATCAGCGGCGGCCAGCATCCGAACGAGACGACCGGCATTGTCGGTGCGATCCGCGCCGCCCGTCGTCTGAGCCGTAGGCCGAATGCGCACTTCACCATCTCGCCGCTCGAAAATCCGGACGGCTATGCGCTGCACCAGCGTCTTTGCGTCGCCAACCCGAGGCACATGCATCATGCCGCCCGCTACACGGCGCTCGGCGACGATCTCGAATATCGCGGCGGGAAAGACGCCGGCGCCCATCTCGGCGAGAAGGAAATCCGCGTCAAGGCGGAAGAGCTGAGCGGTGCCAAGCTGCATGTGAACCTGCACGGCTATCCGTCGCACGAATGGACACGGCCGCTTTCGGGCTATGTACCGCGCAATTTTGCCATGTGGACTCTGCCGAAGGGCTTTTTCCTGGTGGTCCGGCACCATAAAGGCTGGCGCGAAGAGGCCGAGGCATTGCTGCAATACGTGACCCGGCACCTGGGCTCGATCCCCGGCCTTCTCGACTACAACGACCGGCAGATCGCGCTCTATGAGATTCATGCAGGCGAGACCGGCTTCCGGCTCATCAACGGTTTTCCGTGCTTGTCGTCGGAGGATGATCGCCACACCGTGCCGCTGACACTGATCACGGAATATCCGGACGAGACGATCTACTTGGACGACTTCATTAACGGCCACACGGCGCAGATGGAGACCGTCCTATCCGCTTACGATGCGTGGCAACAGATAGTCGTCCGGGGGAGAACGTCCTGA
- a CDS encoding ABC transporter permease, whose product MAAKTSRLSRYRNLEFLLGALLTLVICLAVLFSDMLFPGGADKIDLMARLAKPFASAAHPFGTDPLGRDVMARVAAGGKISLLVGVTSVLGAVVLGVLVGLVAGYYRGFWDMLVMRFADIQLAMPFILLAITFIAIVGGSLMNTIVLLIVSQWVQYARLVRGSVLTLREREFVLSARAIGVKDWRIIFQHLLPNLIGPVIVLMTLNVANNILLESSLTFLGMGVDPTIPSWGGMLADGRTYLQTAWWVSVFPGLAILFTVLGLNLLGDWLRDSLDPTGRTSR is encoded by the coding sequence ATGGCTGCCAAGACTTCCCGTCTGTCGCGCTACCGCAACCTGGAATTCCTTCTCGGGGCGCTCCTGACCCTCGTCATCTGCCTCGCCGTCCTGTTTTCCGACATGCTGTTTCCGGGCGGCGCCGACAAGATCGACCTGATGGCGCGCCTGGCAAAGCCGTTTGCCAGCGCCGCCCATCCGTTCGGCACCGATCCGCTCGGCCGCGACGTGATGGCGCGCGTGGCGGCGGGCGGCAAGATCTCGCTGCTGGTTGGCGTCACCTCGGTACTCGGCGCCGTCGTGCTCGGCGTTCTCGTCGGGCTCGTCGCCGGCTATTATCGCGGCTTCTGGGACATGCTGGTGATGCGTTTTGCCGACATACAGCTTGCCATGCCCTTCATTCTGCTTGCGATCACCTTCATCGCCATCGTCGGCGGCAGCCTGATGAATACCATTGTCCTGCTGATCGTCTCGCAATGGGTGCAATACGCCCGTCTGGTGCGCGGCTCCGTTCTGACGCTCCGCGAACGCGAGTTCGTTCTTTCGGCTCGCGCCATCGGCGTGAAGGACTGGCGGATCATCTTCCAGCACCTGCTGCCGAACCTTATCGGTCCCGTCATCGTGCTGATGACACTCAACGTCGCCAACAACATCCTGCTCGAAAGCAGCCTGACCTTTCTCGGCATGGGCGTCGACCCGACTATTCCGAGCTGGGGCGGAATGCTGGCGGACGGCCGCACCTATCTACAGACCGCCTGGTGGGTCAGCGTCTTCCCGGGGCTTGCAATCCTCTTCACCGTACTCGGTCTCAACCTGCTCGGCGATTGGCTGCGCGACAGTCTCGACCCGACCGGCAGAACATCGAGGTGA